The stretch of DNA TTCTCTTTCTAAACTCAGTTTTACCTCTGCTAGTTAGCCTAATAGCAACTCCTGTGGTTAGAGAAATTGAAGTCTTAAGTCCTAAACAAAGTAGGGTTGGATTTGATGTTATCTTTGCTATAACAATCGCCACTGGAATCTACGCTGTGATGAGCAGTTTGGAGTTTGTCTCAAACAAAATATCTCCACTGGGGAGCCTTATTGGTATTCTACTGTCCCTTCTCATGCCTCTGTTACTTCCACTTTCCATGATGATCGTGGGGTCATGGCACAAAAATACAGAAAAACAAAGAGTCTACAATTTTGCTACTGAGGATGAGGTGAATGAGGTGAAGGAGGGTGAAGAAAGCGAAGAAATTCATGATGTAGGTGTAAGAGAAGAAATAGGAGCAAAATTAATGCTGAGAAGACTAGATTTCTGGTTATACTTCTTGGTGTATTTGTTCGGTGCAACACTGGGTTTGGTGTTTCTGAATAACTTGGGGCAAATCGCTGAATCCCGGGGTTACTCAGGAACCTCATCGTTGGTGTCTTTGTCTTCTTCTTTTGGGTTCTTTGGACGTCTCATGCCATCTATAGTAGATTACTTTTACAGGTAAATAACTCATTTTCTACCTTCCTAGCTATTCCCATCTAACACCAACCAGTGCCTACTGCATTTACTCTGTAACATAATTGAAATAAGAGATATAAATGTGTTAGTTGATCTACATCAATGAAGATGAACCTGGTATTAAATCACCCTCTACTTTTAttgacatttttgtttttgatggTATGGGGTATATGCAGGGATAAAAAGTGTGCAATATCAAAACCAGGTTCTATGATGGCATTAATGGGTCCAATTGCTGGGGCGTTTTTCTTACTGCTGAACAAGACTCACCTTGCACTGTATGTTAGCACTGCCATAATTGGAGTGTGTACTGGTGCAATCACTTCAATTGCGGTGTCGATGACCACTGAACTCTTTGGAACCAAGAATTTCTCAGTGAACCATAATGTGGTGGTGGCCAACATTCCTGTGGGGTCCCTTTTGTTTGGATACTTGGCTGCTATTGTTTACCATAAAGGAGGGAACGAAAATGGAAAATGCATGGGCATGGAATGCTACAGGAACACTTTCATCGTATGGGGTTCCCTTTGTTTCTTTGGCACCTTCTTGGCTTGCGTTCTACATGCTAGGACTCGCAACTTTTACTCACATAAACTATAggacacatatacatatatggaTGTATACGTTTTTGATACAATCTAATATACACAGACAGTATAATATTACCTTATACTTGTCTTATACAAAGCATTACACtgtcttttttttatatctttttcagttttaaaattattattcttgtACTCCATAAAACGCAACGATggtaaaatggtaaaaaaaatttgtaatttgcTTGATCTTTTATTGCATGAGCAGTGttcaaaggaaaagaaaatcaatgaagACCCTATATATGCATAAGATACCACATTTTTGGTGTAATAAATTATGTGAATatagaaagagagagaataatAGGAAATGTTAATTGAACACTAATTAGTGCTTTTAGATGAGTTCGTAGACCATTTCAAtggtaattaattaaaattataggcCAAAATGTATCACACGTATCAAATATAATGATTGACATAAATGTTTAGTTGGTTGTGAAGTGCTGTCATCTATTTGTGATGCCAAAATGGACAACAATATGGCTTAAATTGTGAAATCATTTCATAATTTACTTCTACCAATACGAAAACTAGTCTCCATCGACTTCATCAATCAAACTACGTAATCCTTTATTTACATAAATTTGATAGAAAAACTGtagttaaaaagattaaacCACCTCAATGAAAACATATGCATCCTCTTTTAACTTAtggttgaaaaaataaaaatattctaattattattaaaataaaaatggtattaaatttatacaaactatatttttaaaaaataattataaaaaaatagatacaaaatttaaaagataaaataatttacatcaaTAAAGGTCAAATTAGTATTGAAATGTGTACATTATCGAGTAATTATCAAAATTGATCCCTTTATAAATGGATAGATTATAGCTATATATATTCTATAGTAAATGATTGATAAAAGAAGTTGttgaatgtaaaataataaagatgGATACATTTAGATATACTTcctaaattaatttagtttaaatgatgaaaaatatattgaagtcattataattttatttttaattaattttaaactctttcagttttatttaaaatgaagtgttcttattttattatttaattttaactagatacgtttaaatttcatttttctatcaTTAATATGATacaatattctaaaatatttctaatcaAATTA from Vigna unguiculata cultivar IT97K-499-35 chromosome 8, ASM411807v1, whole genome shotgun sequence encodes:
- the LOC114195500 gene encoding protein NUCLEAR FUSION DEFECTIVE 4, encoding MPSTAFQWLSLVGIIWLQSITGTNTNFPAYSSQLKQLLSISQFQLNNLAFASDAGKLFGFLSGLAAVYLPLWLVLMIGSTLGLIGYGVQFLFITNHISSLSYWHVFFLTVLAGNSICWINTVCYVITIRNFPSDRQVAVGITTSYQGLSAKVYTTIVDVAGHKKRAITFLFLNSVLPLLVSLIATPVVREIEVLSPKQSRVGFDVIFAITIATGIYAVMSSLEFVSNKISPLGSLIGILLSLLMPLLLPLSMMIVGSWHKNTEKQRVYNFATEDEVNEVKEGEESEEIHDVGVREEIGAKLMLRRLDFWLYFLVYLFGATLGLVFLNNLGQIAESRGYSGTSSLVSLSSSFGFFGRLMPSIVDYFYRDKKCAISKPGSMMALMGPIAGAFFLLLNKTHLALYVSTAIIGVCTGAITSIAVSMTTELFGTKNFSVNHNVVVANIPVGSLLFGYLAAIVYHKGGNENGKCMGMECYRNTFIVWGSLCFFGTFLACVLHARTRNFYSHKL